The Paenibacillus wynnii DNA window TGATTACAACGATGGGAATTATTCGATAGATTTTGATACCGGGCAAATAACCGTATACGATTTCGATAATTCTTGTTACGGCTGGTATATGTTCGACTTGGCCAGTATCTGGGGAAACGGAATGGGCTGGATACAATCTGAACCAGACGCCGATAAACGTAAAAAGTTTATGGAGGATTATTTTGAGGGAGTGCTCGCGGATACAGATCCGAAACCAGGCTTGATCATTCGATGTTGAATAGATTGCCCTTGCTTATTCAAGCAAACCTCATGGAGGGTATTATAGATGCATTCGAGGTAATGCGAAACAACGGCGAAGGGCCGGAGTATGATGAGGAGCTGTCGTATTATATAAAATGCCTGGAAGACGATATCCCGTATTTCGGTTTTTTCCATGAGATTTATTCGTGTGAAAAACCCTTTGAGTATGAAAAACGAAATATTTAGTCTTTTTGTAGCATCCTTTAACTGAACTAACGGCGAACGATAGTTGAACAAAGCGAGATCAAAGAAAGGGCCATCCCGCAAAGGATGGCCCTAAAACTTGCCGTTACAGACAGCGCGGTGAACCCTATCACAAATAGGGCGAACTTCTTAGCTTAATATCATTTCCTGCACATAAACTGCAATACCTTATGGTGGATCACGCACCCATTATCAAAGAACTATAGAGGCGGTGATCACCCCAACGCGTGAGAATCGAACCTTAAGTGGGTCCCTCAATGTTCTTTGGGGCGTGAGATGCGTTCCATTATCATAGCTACTCTGTGCCGGGGAAGAAAACGACCCATCTGAGCGGCCATGTGATTATTTCGCCCGTCGATGATATAACTTCTACCTTTATCGACTCCGCGAAATCCAGCTTGAACGACTTTCTCCGGAGTGGACAATGCGCTACCCGCCGCCATGTCCTTGTTGCCGACAGCATCGAAAAATCCTGTATCCGTCGCACCCGGGCACAGGGTAAGGACGCGCACACCGCGTCCACGGGTTTCGGCCCACAACGCTTCGGAGAAAGATAACACGAAAGCCTTGGTTGCACCGTAAACAGCCGAATAGGCGCAAGGTGCAAACGCGGCCATTGAAGCCACGTTGACGACGACTCCGTCCTTGCGTTCCAGCATGCCGGGAAGAAAATGATGCGTCAGGTCGACAAGAGCAGCGGTGTTCAGCATAATTTCCTCCTGCTCGCGCTCTGGATCGATCTCCTCAAAGCGGCCATGCGTGCCAAAGCCTGCGTTATTGATTAAAATATCTACCGTTAGGCCGAGCTCGGCGATGGATTCGGCTAGTTGGCGCGGGGCACCTGCTTTGGACAAATCGCAGGGCAGGGCATACGCCTGCACTCCATGATTACGTTGAATTTCGCCGGCCAATGCTTTCAGCTTCTTTTCTGAGCGTGCAGCTAGTACGACATGGCAGCCTCGTGCAGCCAGCGCCCCAGCATACACTTCGCCAATTCCGGATGAAGCACCGGTGACCACTGCCAGCTTGCCCTGATATGGATATGTATTCATGACACAGCCCCCTCGTCTTGATATTATTATGATAATACCAACGATAGAAGGGGCTAACCACTGTGCCTTTATACTATTAACGGAACTAACAGGCTAAGATTGCGGCGGCCATTCGGCGTCTTGCTTCAGCAAGATCGCTAGTCGCTCTTCCGTTCCTGAACCTGGTGTAGGAACGAAGAAGCACCATTGCAGTCCCGGATTATTGTCGATGGCAGCGCAATGGATCGTGAACGCCAATTCCTGTTCGTCTGGAAGGAGATAATGAACCGGGGCAGAGCTTTTTTGCCGAATCTCATGCCACTCCCACAAACGTACGAAGTCTTCGCTGTTCCGTCTAAGACGCTCATATCGTTCCATGTACATTGGGTTGTTTTTGTTACTGTCGAAGCCTGCCCGGATTAACGCCGTCATGTAACGAGCAAATTCTTCCCAGTTTACAAGCCTCTTTGGGTACTCCGGATCCAGAAACAGCAGCGTCACCATGTTTCGTTCGCTTTCCGGCAATCGGGCGAAGTCCGCGACAACGAGCTCCGCTCCTCGATTCCAGACGATCATATCGGCAAACTCATTGGCAATGAAAGAAGGATAACGCATTTGATCCACAAGGTTTTGCAAAAATCCGGTATCGGGTTTATCTGATCTCTGGGTCATGCTGAAGCTGATTGGATCAGGTGCAGCCAGGTCGAATAAGTGCTTCCGCTCGTCTGCATCCAGTTGCAGCGCTTGGCTGATGTGGGACAAGATTTCTGGGGAAGGATTCCTCTATCGGCCCTGCTCCAGCCAGGTATAGTAAGTTACGCTGACATTGGCCAGATAGGCGACTTCTTCCCTCCGAAGTCCCGGAGTACGTCTTCGGCCAGGCAAGGGCTTGATTCCCGCATTTTCAGGCTGAAGCCGATGTCTGCGCGATTTGATGAATTCCCCCAAAGCGGATGAAAAATCATGGTTCTCCATATAGGCTCTGCCTCCTCTATTAACTATGAAGTAAGGTCAATTATAAGGAAAGTTTTAAGATTTCTCAAAATTGTTGTTCAAGAGAGGATCATCCCACAAAGGGTGTCCTTAGAAAAAACTTGCTGCTAAAGAAAGTGCGGTAAACCTTACCATAAGTAACGGCAAAAAAGGGAGTGTGCGGACACTCCCTTTGAGCTAACATTGTCTGTTATCAAATGTCTACTTCACATTAATCCAATAAGGCGAACCACATAGACCACTTAATTCGCCGTCTTATTGACAAAATCAATTTCATTTCTGATCCCTTTATGGGCGTCATTCCACAGGCCCTTTGTAAGGCGAATGCGCAGCAGGCATGTGTTAGGGTCTTCGTCGTTATTGGCTTCGTTATACCACTCGGCGAATATGGTGCGCAGCTTTGTCATCATCTCTGCGTTTTTCTCGTCACATACCCAGCCCAGGTTTTCACCGATACCATTGGCCGTAAAGTTTTCGACGATGATACAAACGGCGACTTCGGGGTTTTGGGAGATCTGCTGCATCTTGCCTGAGGTCGCGTAAGTGACGGTGTAGAACGCGCCGTCCTCATAATAGGCGTCCACAATGCGGGCGGCGGGACGGCTTTTGTCATTGGCCCCCGGTTCCAGCGCGATGGTGGACAGAGAGATCAGGCCGTCCTTGTTACCCACTTGTTCTTCCAGCAGCTTCATGGCTTCGTCGTACTTGCTCATTATATTACCTCCTAAAGTTTCATAAGGCATACATTATTAAGCTTATCATTGTAAAATCTTAGTGCATGTGAAGAATAATACGAAAAAATATTAAATCGCTACTGATAGAGTCTTAAAATAGTACACTTAGCCTCGATATGAAACTATATGTCGTACAAAGGTGACTAGAGCATAAATTCAATCCAAACCAAGAGGCAATACAATTAGGATGTAGCACATACACAGTCAGACAAGGGTCTGGAAATATAGTGGAGAGAAGACTATTATGTGAAGAACTAACTTCCCGCTGGAGATAATGATTGACGAACCAGGGTAGCAAACACGGTAACGTATAGGAGGTCTGGAAACATGGAGTTTGAAGAAATATTAACGGTACATGTTCAAATAGAGAATACGATCGAACTGAACAATAACGATGGAGATTCAGTAATAATGATTTCTTTTAAAGGTCGTGCCACAGGTAAGTATTTTAATGGAGAGATTCTCGACGGAGGAGTTGATACGCAAATCATTGGAAAATACGGGGATCAACATACTTTATCCAAAAGTCATTACGAATAGTAAGGCGTTAGCTTTTTTGAATGATGAAATTTTAGTTGCAGAAGGACTACCATCGGAATCCAGTTTAGATATTAAGATATATAAAGTAATATAAAAAATATAACTGGATAAGTAATTTACACTTCTATGTCATGG harbors:
- a CDS encoding SDR family NAD(P)-dependent oxidoreductase, encoding MNTYPYQGKLAVVTGASSGIGEVYAGALAARGCHVVLAARSEKKLKALAGEIQRNHGVQAYALPCDLSKAGAPRQLAESIAELGLTVDILINNAGFGTHGRFEEIDPEREQEEIMLNTAALVDLTHHFLPGMLERKDGVVVNVASMAAFAPCAYSAVYGATKAFVLSFSEALWAETRGRGVRVLTLCPGATDTGFFDAVGNKDMAAGSALSTPEKVVQAGFRGVDKGRSYIIDGRNNHMAAQMGRFLPRHRVAMIMERISRPKEH
- a CDS encoding DNA-binding protein; protein product: MSHISQALQLDADERKHLFDLAAPDPISFSMTQRSDKPDTGFLQNLVDQMRYPSFIANEFADMIVWNRGAELVVADFARLPESERNMVTLLFLDPEYPKRLVNWEEFARYMTALIRAGFDSNKNNPMYMERYERLRRNSEDFVRLWEWHEIRQKSSAPVHYLLPDEQELAFTIHCAAIDNNPGLQWCFFVPTPGSGTEERLAILLKQDAEWPPQS
- a CDS encoding helix-turn-helix domain-containing protein; this translates as MENHDFSSALGEFIKSRRHRLQPENAGIKPLPGRRRTPGLRREEVAYLANVSVTYYTWLEQGR
- a CDS encoding pyridoxamine 5'-phosphate oxidase family protein → MSKYDEAMKLLEEQVGNKDGLISLSTIALEPGANDKSRPAARIVDAYYEDGAFYTVTYATSGKMQQISQNPEVAVCIIVENFTANGIGENLGWVCDEKNAEMMTKLRTIFAEWYNEANNDEDPNTCLLRIRLTKGLWNDAHKGIRNEIDFVNKTAN
- a CDS encoding DUF3237 family protein, with protein sequence MEFEEILTVHVQIENTIELNNNDGDSVIMISFKGRATGKYFNGEILDGGVDTQIIGKYGDQHTLSKSHYE